A region from the Acidimicrobiia bacterium genome encodes:
- a CDS encoding ABC transporter ATP-binding protein: MPNGALSVSGLSYSFGQVRAVDNLSIEVAAGEIVGLLGPNGAGKSTTIRMLTGQLRPDSGSITILGHPMPEAREAIQARMGVCFEEKNVYDAMSAVENLRFFASLFGIKRFDPMPLLTRVDLAGRAEDRVSTYSKGMRQRLMMARSLINEPDILFLDEPTDGLDPVSSRTIRDLIKDQAARGAAVILTTHDMFEADELSDRVAFINEGSILAVDTPEELKLAHGQRAVKVRSRDDGVITEIVVPLDGPDATEQLRQAMSAGHILTIHTEEATLEDIFVEYAGRGLTA; encoded by the coding sequence ATGCCCAACGGTGCGCTCTCCGTGTCGGGGCTCAGCTATTCGTTCGGGCAGGTGCGAGCCGTCGACAACCTCTCGATTGAGGTGGCAGCCGGTGAGATCGTTGGGCTGCTCGGGCCGAACGGAGCGGGCAAGTCGACCACGATCAGAATGCTCACGGGACAGTTGCGACCCGATTCCGGGTCGATCACGATCCTCGGTCATCCCATGCCGGAAGCTCGCGAAGCCATTCAGGCCCGGATGGGGGTCTGTTTCGAAGAGAAGAATGTGTACGACGCCATGTCGGCAGTCGAAAATCTACGTTTCTTCGCAAGCCTGTTCGGGATCAAACGATTCGATCCGATGCCGCTCCTCACCCGGGTCGATCTGGCCGGGCGAGCCGAGGACCGGGTATCCACCTACTCGAAAGGTATGCGGCAGCGGCTCATGATGGCCAGAAGTCTGATCAACGAACCGGACATCTTGTTCCTGGACGAGCCGACCGACGGCCTTGATCCCGTCTCGTCGCGGACCATCAGGGACCTCATCAAGGATCAAGCCGCACGCGGGGCGGCGGTCATATTGACCACCCACGATATGTTCGAAGCCGATGAGCTCTCCGATCGAGTGGCCTTCATCAACGAAGGGTCGATCCTGGCCGTCGACACACCCGAAGAGCTCAAGCTGGCTCATGGCCAGCGCGCAGTCAAAGTTCGCAGCCGAGACGATGGCGTCATCACCGAAATCGTGGTACCACTCGACGGCCCTGACGCAACCGAACAATTACGCCAGGCCATGTCGGCCGGGCACATCCTCACGATTCATACCGAAGAAGCGACCCTGGAGGACATCTTCGTCGAGTACGCCGGGAGGGGCTTGACCGCGTGA